cagTTGTACAACTTGACTTAAAATTTTGTTACTATTCAGTGATggataattatttttaataaagttaaaaaaattcactcttcttttttcttatgAAGCAAGgacaaaataaatgtcatcTACCACCAAAGTGTATTTATAGATTTCATAAATctaaacagcagctgttttccaAAAAGTAATTGAAAAGAAGGACACGGAAAGAATTGCATGAAGAACCTCGTATTGAATACAGAATTCCTTGCAGGCTAATTAGGAGGGGGTGTTTTAAGTTGTTAGGGACTTCTGGGTCAAGGATTGGTTTTTGGCTGATGGCTTAATTATGactattaaaaagaaaaagaccaaaTGACAAAGTAATAACTTTAGATTTTCAAGGTCTTAAAATTAGGGACAAAGTTGTGCAACATGACCACTGGTAAGCCGTTAGATTTAAGAACTGGATAAACATTTGCCTGGCCAGGCTGATTGGACAATGCATGGAATTTGTGACGTGAAGGAAAGTTATGTCACAATGTCACAATGCACATGACCGTTCAGTCGTGTAATTGCAGGCGTGTTTGGTAACAATCACGCTTTCAATTCATTGCGTACTATTAGCATAGAAAACGAGTGCCAAGAACAATTTGGTAACACACTTGATCCTTCAGTTTGCGCTCCGCATGGCATAGAAATATCCCTAAAAAGGAGTCTTGCTCCACACTCATAGTCTCAGTGTATAAATGAATATATCTTTAAGCCAACTCTTTGATAAAAATGTCCTTAGAGCAAGTTTAGGGCAGTTTTTCATGGAGGATGATGAGCTGAATAGTCTCAAGACATGCATCACAAATACAGACAACCAGCTAGAGTACACTGCACATACTGTTTATGCTTTGAAACACATAATAGGTCAGTGAACTGAGTGATCCAAAGAGATTATACACATGTTTTTGAGGGTGCACAAGGCTTTAACCTGTGGGATTATTATAAGTTTGTTTTAACACTCTTAAAACATGAAGTACTTATTATGGCTGTGTATCCTGAGAACCaccagcttaaaaaaaaaaagaaaagaatgagcAAGATTTCTTGTTGATTACTTGGCGTCATTTGAAAGAAGATAATGTGAGAATATCTAAAAGTTCACATTGTGTACAGAATATTCTTAGTGTTTTCTGTAATTCTCAccacagtttttgttttttctaaaacacacacacatgttcaaacCAAATGGTTACGGATCGCGGATTACCAGTTGCGGACCTGTCTTAAGGGATCAACCACAGGGATAAAGTCTCTCTCTGAACCGGCCTCTCTGAGTTAAGACAGAGGAATAACCAGAAAGGGAAAGGGAAGAGGACGCATAGCTTGTGGAGACCCATCACTTCTCAATAAGAGGAAAAGGTAGGATAATGTAGTATTTATAGAATTATCTCTCCACTCGACCACTGTTAATATTGCTGATGATCACAGTTTCCTGTGGCTATTGTATCTTGGTGCATTTTAATCCATGAAATAATTAGCTTACATTTGTCTAATCAAATCTTACAACAAACAGTAATTGAGGTTTCAGTCTGATTAAGTTTCCCTGATCAAATTATATTGAATTATATGAAGATTTGAGGCATTGCAGTATTTTTCTGAGTCTACATCAACTAGTGTTGTGAAACAAATTTCCGTAACCTGAGTTGTTACTTTACTTTCTcgttaatgttttaattaatattCTCAACAACATTATGGTTCCAGTATCTGCTCTCAGTCATGGATAGCATACCATATAgaagtatgtttttattttgtttttctggctaATAAGCCAGAAAACTAATTGGTTTTGAGCAATGAGCAGCTTAGGCAGCTCCGTCACGGGCATTAAATTTATGCTTCAAAACAAAGCAGCCCTCCCTCCTCGGGTCTCCCACCCTCACAAATGCCTGCCTTTCTTTCATAAGCGTATTATCTAAAGATTTCTCATGTGCCCAAAGCAGTTCTTTATTACAAGCACCTCTACTTAGGCCCACTGTGAACAATATCATTGTATCCCATGGTTATCAAAAAAGTTCAATAAACCAGGACAATACTCCAATAAAATCTAATATATTAGGAAAATCATGTAGGGATTTTGTTATTGAGATTCCTGAAATATCTCTGTATATTTCTACTTTATATTCCACTTCTGAAAAATCAGATTTGGCTGTTTGCCATGTCAATTCCTAGTAATATTTGCTCAACGTGTTTTTCCATCAACCAGAAAGTCCTCCAGGTGACCAAAAACCCACTCCTAATCCTGGAGGCAGCATGGATATGCAGTTTGTCTACGACCTTTTAGGGTAAGAAAAACCAATGCTGCACTACATCTTGGCCAATAATTTGTCAGCCGTAGCCAAACCTTTGGACCTCCAAGTCAAATCCCTGCCTTCTCCTCCACAAAACGTCTCCTGTCTGGTCTCTTTTAGGGAAAATGCTTGGTTGTACATCAGCGCTACCTTCGTAGTGTTGTGGATTATCGTGTGGCTGTACAGAGACAGCCTGGAGATTGAGAACATCACCGACAAGTACGTCTTTGTCACCGGCTGCGACACAGGGTTTGGAAACCTCTTGTGTAAGAAGCTTGATCGCAAAGGCTTCCGCGTGCTGGCTGGCTGTCTCACCGAAAAGGGAGCTGATGACCTGAAGAGGGTGGCTGGCCCCTATCTGAAGACTGTCCTGCTGGATGTGACCAATCAGGACAGCATCCAAAAAGCCATGGAGTGGACCAAGAAGGAGGTCGGCGATAAGGGTGAGAGGTCATTGCAGGTTTTGAATATGAGACGACTCAGTTACTCAGATTCCACAAGGCTGATCTTTAACACAAAATATGCTCTTCCTCcgtttctctctcatttcctttaTAGGACTTTGGGGTATTGTGAACAATGCCGGACGCTCGTTACCCATGGGTCCTTCAGAGTGGATGAGAGTGGAGGATTACCACAGCACGCTGAAAGTCAACATGAATGGAGTGATTGCCATGACGATGACGTTCCTACCCCTCATCAAAAAGGCTCGCGGCCGCATTGTGAACGTAGCATCAGTGCTGGGCAGGGTGGCTGCCAACGGCGGTGGATACTGCATCTCCAAGTTCGCAGTGGAGTCTTTCTCTGACTGCCTCAGGTAAGACTTAAACGGCCTCATCGACTTTAGATGAATGCGCACTGTGACGACCTGCGTGCTTTCTTGAGCACAAAGAAAGTGTTGTGTGAGCCAGTTAATCTTTTTCTATCCTTTAGAATTCTAaagacaaatttacattcaaGTCTTGGTCTTCCCGCCTTCACTGTCCCATGGGGcagattttgtttgatttagaTTTCGTTagttatttaacattttcagtaaCATAAAAAAGGCACATTTAGAGCAATGAAACACATTCCACCCAACAAATGGCAGtaatacacaaaaacactgtcTCAGCTGTGCCAGGCAGAGAAATATTGGCTCATAAGAGCAGACAAGGAAGAATATTGGTCTTTCTCACTGCTTCTCAGTTTAATTTAGCTGTACCTACTGTACAAACATATACCTTTACTTACTAGATATACTATTTTCATTTCCTACACTTGAGCTGCTAAGCCCATTTATAATATAAGAGGTTGCAGCCGGTGTCACAAAcctgtgtatatttatataaaaccAATAGCTGttgtgacatttctgtcttcagGAGAGACATAAACTACTTTGGGGTCAATGTGTGCATCATTGAGCCGGGGTTTTTCAAGACTGCAGTGACGAGCCTTGACCCCCTCGAGAGGGAGCTACATCGCCTGTGGAACCAGCTGAGCCCTGAAGTACAAGCCAGCTATGGAGACAAGTACCTCGATAAGTGTAAGTCGACTGCTCATCTTTATTTGGACTCTTGATGCAAAGCGCGAATAAGCATCACTTCACTGGTTTATATGAGATGTGACTTCTGTTTTACGTTTGAGATTTTGATCGCAATCACAATCTCGGTTgtcataaaaaaagattttaagaGTCACAAAAAATCTTATAGTCATATACTATTGTGTTTGGGAATTATAGTGTTTGCTTTAAAGTCACAATAAAATGTGGTTTTTGACTtatttttcctgaaaatgtgcCCTGTTTAGCACTTAATGccaaaatgtaagaaaaatgtactttttagtTTAAATTTCTGTATAAAAATcatatattatttttacatcCTTCTATAAAAGAAAAGCTGCTACCCTGCACATAAGGGCAACATAAAAATTCCATAAAAGATAATAAAGTCACAAAACAATTTTTAAAGATATATACatcataaatacattaaaattaatGTTGCAGAACACTGTGAATACGCAGGTTCATTGTGACTTGTTGATCTCACTCAGTGGTCATACTGATACATACATTTAGAGGTTAAATGATTAAGTTTTATGCACTAAGTATATTTTTGTTGATCCTCGTTTTCAGACATCAAGGTCCAGCGTTTGATCATGACTGCTGTCTGCGACTCTGACCTCACCAAGGTGACCAACTGCATGGAGCACGCTCTGACTGCTGCCTACCCACGCGCCAGATACAGCGCCGGCTGGGATGCCAAACTTATCTGGATCCCCCTCTCTTACATGCCCTCCTGTGTAGTTGATATCGGACTGAGGCTGGTGCTGCCTCGTCCTTCAAAGAGCGTGTAACTCATGATGACATCCAGGAAGTGTCTTCATAGTTATCAGCCTTTTGCGTGTCATTTTGATGCAGTATGGAGGTTGACTCAAAGAAATGAAGCTTTTGCCTTACAAAATACCCATAATCCTTATCTACATTGGCCATGCAGTGATCTGATATTGCAGTTATTATATTCATACATGCACAACCTGCCATGTAAAACTATTCTATCCTGTCTAATGTCTGCTTGAGATATTTAGACAATATGACAGAAAATTATGAAactgtattatataatttacTGTCTTATCATTGTTTCGTTTGTTAACACTATGCTGTGCCTTTTGACAGTGTTATTTATGTTCCTTGATAATGATCATCAAAGGCtaaataaacagtattttaatataaataaacagGATTTTAATATCAAAAAACAGGGTTACTCAGAGTGTAGTGACAAGCTTACTGtggacacaaataaaataaaaaactaaaagctTTACCCTGAAAAAGTGTCTAAAATCTAACAAAGACGTGcagccacatttttttttattgattttgaatGATTTTCATATGGAGACTCATGTTGAGAAACActagaacaaacacaaaacagtgccTCACCAGCATTAGGACGGATTAGGATTTATAATTAACAGCAGTTTACattctgaaacactgaaatccTCTGACTGGAAATCTTACCAGGTGGTACGACAAAATTCCCCACAAAGTTGTGAAGCAACACTAAACACAAGAAGTCATTTTATGTGTTATTCTCCAAATAGTATGTTATAGTGTGAAGCGTTGTGTACTGTATCTAAATATCACGGTCTTTGTCCCACACTACTGAGATTATACAAGCTCTAATACCATCAGTTCAGTTATTATCAGGTAACCGATTGACAGAATGTACTGAACAGGGTGAGCGGTTTGGCGACCATAATAATTGATAAAAAACTGAGAATCTTGATGGCTGATCATCTTACACAATAGGTCAAAGGCTTTCTAATAAACCTGGTGTGGTAACGACAGGTGCAGGGTTACGTTATGATTTCACTTTAACTTAGTAGCTTCTGCTTAATGGGCTCATTCTACTGAGTCTGCTTGATTCATAAAACTGAATTCTGTGGTAACAAAAGGTTAAATTCATCCAGGGTGATGGACATGTGGTTGAGTATTTTTCTAACCCCTGATTGGCTACTGCATCTGTCAGTCAAGTGGCAGCTGCCACATGAGatagtgtgcctgtgtgttatTGTGGAGCCCCCTGCTGCTTTCAAGTGCTACTTCCTGGTTTTAAATGACTACAATTACTGTTAGACCATATAATAATCAGTGGtggaaataacattttctcaGGTGCATAAGTACAGTTTTAAGgcacttttactttacttgaataATTTAAACCACTTCTAGCCCACTGCatttcagaggggaaaaaagttaGATACTATGCTTTACAGATTCATTAATCCCTAACACAACTATTGATACTATCATTGATATTATCATCAAGTAAAAACGGATAAATTATCAATAAGGTTACACAGCAGTAGATTATGTAATTAAGACTATCCCCACTTCACCCCAGCTGCAACATGAAAGTGATATGTACTTTGATATATCAATAATTTGTCTAATAAGCAATAATATAGGCTATAATATCggcttttttaaatgttggtaCTTTaggtatattttgatgctaatacttttgtacttttatttaagcACATTGTGTTTTGGAAGTTTGAGTGTGTCTACACTGTGATATCACTTCCTTTACTTAATACTTTTTACAAAGTCAAGTGGTGCAGCAATATTCTATAATATGTTAAATATCAGATACATAATTGGTCATTTTAAGAATAAAAGCTATATTTGGGTCAGCTTTGGTGGTGGGAGGGTGGGAAAAATTGCTCATGAGTTGACAGGACAAAATTCCCGATGACCCGTGAAGGCAGCAAAACTTCCCTTGAGAGTCAGTGACccctcaggagctgctggcaaACAGCTCCAAACAGCTGCTGGGATCCACCGCACTCTGCAGCCCAGCCATGATCTCGGCCGTGAGAGCGCTGCTTCTGCCGAACTCCGTCCAGCTGATCCTCAAACACAAAGACGCGGCGAGGAAGGTTTTCATCATCCGGCCAGCAGCATGCTGTCTGAGCACAGAACCCACCACGGCGTCCCAAAGACGAACGCCGATACACTTGGATAATTTCCATCTCAAAGTGTAGgtagcctctgtgtgtgtgatgcgtGTCATCAACACTCTGCCGTGCTAAGATAAGAGGGACTATATTTATCCCACGCCGGGGAAATGCAGTACTTGttgcagcaacagaggagacagaaaagttCTACTATAACTTATGTAAACACATAATGGAAACGCATTTAGCCCAGAATTCAATGTGGCTTCAGAGGTGGTCATGTCAGGCCAAGTGTCTGGTGGCAGCTGTGACTGGGGCAGTCAGCACTTTGATACTAGGAAACTTTTCAAAGCAGCATGAGATGTCAGGTTTTGTATGATCTGCAGGTTTAAAATGCAGAAACAATGaggataaatatataaaaaagaagtaTTTAGCATAATATGTCAAGAGAGAAAGTCCTCTAAATcatcatcagtgtttttttaaaggtgatCTAGTTGTTTCTTGTATTGGTCACATAATAGTTAAGATAATTTGACTGATTGATCCAACGATCGGTTCAGATAACTTCATTTATATCATAATAATCGCTTTCAAAAGTTTACTCTTCACT
This region of Pempheris klunzingeri isolate RE-2024b chromosome 2, fPemKlu1.hap1, whole genome shotgun sequence genomic DNA includes:
- the rdh5 gene encoding retinol dehydrogenase 5 → MDMQFVYDLLGENAWLYISATFVVLWIIVWLYRDSLEIENITDKYVFVTGCDTGFGNLLCKKLDRKGFRVLAGCLTEKGADDLKRVAGPYLKTVLLDVTNQDSIQKAMEWTKKEVGDKGLWGIVNNAGRSLPMGPSEWMRVEDYHSTLKVNMNGVIAMTMTFLPLIKKARGRIVNVASVLGRVAANGGGYCISKFAVESFSDCLRRDINYFGVNVCIIEPGFFKTAVTSLDPLERELHRLWNQLSPEVQASYGDKYLDKYIKVQRLIMTAVCDSDLTKVTNCMEHALTAAYPRARYSAGWDAKLIWIPLSYMPSCVVDIGLRLVLPRPSKSV